In the genome of Halanaerobiales bacterium, one region contains:
- a CDS encoding ABC transporter ATP-binding protein yields the protein MDDNNILKIKNLTKKFGGVKALNNFEMKVKRGEIHGLIGPNGAGKSTLFNIISGFLEADKGEIIYNNKNINNYKPEKRAAMGISRTFQKSNIVSEMSLVDNIIAGMYREQSNPLKDFFGKHFTIFKREKKRKKQAKEALRFVGLENYEGRWSDELVWVERQLVQLARAIISKPDILLLDEPAAGMGSKEKKRIKEVIANINDKGITVVVISHDLDVIMEICDQVSVINFGELIFAGDTEAARKNEKVMEAYTGEK from the coding sequence ATGGATGATAATAATATTCTAAAAATCAAAAATTTAACTAAAAAATTTGGTGGAGTAAAAGCTTTAAATAATTTTGAAATGAAAGTTAAAAGAGGAGAAATCCATGGTTTGATAGGGCCCAATGGGGCTGGGAAATCAACACTTTTTAATATAATAAGTGGTTTTTTAGAAGCAGATAAGGGAGAAATCATTTATAATAATAAAAATATAAATAATTATAAGCCTGAGAAAAGAGCAGCTATGGGAATTAGCAGAACTTTTCAAAAAAGTAATATTGTCAGTGAAATGAGTCTTGTTGATAACATTATTGCAGGAATGTATAGAGAACAAAGTAATCCACTAAAAGATTTTTTTGGAAAACATTTTACTATTTTTAAAAGAGAGAAAAAAAGAAAAAAGCAGGCTAAAGAAGCTCTTCGTTTTGTTGGTTTAGAAAATTATGAAGGTCGTTGGAGTGATGAATTAGTCTGGGTAGAAAGACAACTTGTTCAATTAGCAAGAGCAATTATTTCTAAACCTGATATTTTGCTACTTGACGAGCCGGCAGCAGGAATGGGAAGCAAAGAAAAAAAGAGAATAAAAGAAGTTATTGCTAATATTAATGATAAAGGAATTACAGTTGTAGTTATCAGTCATGATTTAGATGTAATTATGGAAATTTGTGATCAGGTTAGTGTTATTAATTTTGGAGAATTGATTTTTGCTGGTGATACCGAAGCAGCACGGAAAAATGAAAAAGTTATGGAGGCATATACAGGTGAAAAGTAA
- a CDS encoding ABC transporter ATP-binding protein: MKSKEKLLEIDSLYLNYGSIKAVKGISLYLKKNEIVTLVGANGAGKSSLLKGIMNIEKTKGDILFKNNKINNLATEKIVNKGISIIPEGHLIFSSMTVWENLQLGVYQGNKDKDITLEEIYNYFPILEKRKEQKAGTLSGGEQQMLSIGRALLSGPELLLVDEPSLGLAPQIVQDIFTILKKLNKDGFTILLAEQNVKKSLEIADRAYVLKTGEIVREGKANDMLAESNFMDLYLN, from the coding sequence GTGAAAAGTAAAGAAAAATTACTTGAAATAGATAGTTTATATTTAAATTATGGTTCTATAAAAGCTGTAAAAGGAATAAGTCTTTATTTAAAAAAGAATGAAATTGTAACTTTAGTAGGAGCTAATGGAGCAGGAAAGTCTAGTTTGCTTAAAGGTATAATGAATATAGAAAAGACAAAAGGTGATATACTTTTTAAAAATAATAAAATAAATAATTTGGCAACAGAAAAAATAGTCAACAAAGGTATTAGTATAATTCCAGAAGGGCATTTGATTTTTTCTTCAATGACAGTCTGGGAAAATTTGCAATTAGGAGTATATCAAGGAAACAAGGATAAAGATATAACCTTAGAAGAAATATATAATTATTTTCCTATTTTAGAAAAAAGGAAAGAGCAAAAAGCCGGGACATTAAGTGGTGGTGAACAGCAGATGCTTTCCATTGGCAGAGCTTTGCTTTCTGGTCCTGAACTTCTTTTAGTAGATGAACCTTCATTAGGACTTGCTCCCCAGATTGTTCAGGATATTTTTACAATCCTAAAAAAACTAAATAAAGATGGATTTACAATTTTACTTGCAGAACAGAATGTAAAAAAATCTCTTGAAATAGCAGATCGAGCATATGTTTTAAAAACAGGTGAAATTGTCAGAGAAGGAAAAGCAAATGATATGTTAGCAGAAAGTAATTTTATGGATTTATACTTAAATTAA
- a CDS encoding branched-chain amino acid ABC transporter permease, whose amino-acid sequence MEIVLAQIVNGFSLGSIYVLLVTGFNLMLLVARIIQFAYPQFVVLSMYASWAVLESTNNIFLAALAAIISSIILNLLSEPIFRRINNRENVDINASFVASMGLSMIIVEIMSHSINNGFPVSFPDYWGGKNLFSFGYINLGRGEFYALTGGIILVAIFFYLLYHTHYGRVFRAIAESRKTAKQVGLAVLKSSILSYLVAGILGGIIAILFSMLLGSASPWLGESVALKVLAVSITAGLGNLKGGLYVGLSLGILESLAVGFLAGSWANVIAFVLMLIVVLTKPEGLFGAAIE is encoded by the coding sequence ATGGAAATTGTGTTAGCACAAATTGTAAATGGTTTTTCTTTAGGCAGTATATATGTTTTATTAGTAACAGGTTTTAATTTAATGTTACTTGTTGCTAGAATAATACAATTTGCCTATCCTCAATTTGTAGTTTTATCTATGTATGCAAGCTGGGCTGTTTTGGAAAGTACAAACAATATATTTTTGGCAGCTCTGGCAGCTATAATATCTTCAATAATTTTAAACTTATTAAGTGAACCTATTTTTAGAAGGATAAATAATAGAGAAAATGTTGATATAAATGCTTCTTTTGTTGCTTCTATGGGGTTGAGTATGATAATTGTAGAAATCATGTCTCATTCTATTAATAATGGATTTCCAGTGTCTTTTCCAGATTATTGGGGAGGGAAAAATTTATTTTCCTTTGGTTATATAAATTTAGGTAGAGGGGAATTTTATGCCCTGACTGGCGGAATAATATTGGTCGCGATATTCTTTTATCTTTTATATCATACTCATTATGGAAGAGTTTTTAGGGCGATAGCAGAAAGTAGAAAAACTGCTAAACAGGTAGGACTGGCTGTTTTAAAATCAAGTATTTTAAGTTATTTAGTAGCAGGTATATTAGGCGGAATAATAGCAATTTTATTTTCCATGTTATTAGGCTCAGCCTCACCTTGGCTTGGAGAATCTGTAGCTCTTAAAGTTCTAGCGGTTTCTATTACAGCAGGTTTAGGTAATCTTAAAGGTGGGTTGTATGTTGGATTGAGTCTTGGTATTCTTGAGTCTTTAGCAGTTGGTTTTTTAGCAGGTTCCTGGGCGAATGTTATAGCCTTTGTCTTAATGCTTATAGTTGTCTTAACAAAACCTGAGGGACTTTTTGGAGCAGCAATTGAATAG
- a CDS encoding branched-chain amino acid ABC transporter permease, which yields MSITFNYFIGFSFIYILMAWAIYLPYRVKDLHFLTVATMAVTAYFSGVAAVNWGWPFYLVLISGILLGALISYIISFVIGDVPTFTVVIVGITFIFITKTVIENTDYLGGTMGFFAIPAVDNILLIMTGITLVISYFLYMIDNSQLGRAASVIFADKKMAYSLGIKPKRIGRLFQTISGGIAGSAGVLYAYFTGSLFPDFFSFHLVGTLMTIVFIGGYSTMWGIIFSALILGGVPILLPSAVSSWKNLIYGVLLVSVILIKPDGLITKKFLWKIKNKIKGM from the coding sequence TTGTCTATAACTTTTAATTATTTTATAGGATTTTCATTTATATATATATTAATGGCCTGGGCAATATATCTACCTTACCGGGTTAAAGATTTGCATTTCTTAACAGTGGCTACAATGGCTGTAACTGCATATTTTAGTGGGGTGGCAGCTGTTAATTGGGGATGGCCTTTTTATTTAGTCTTAATTAGTGGAATATTATTAGGAGCATTAATTTCTTATATAATATCATTTGTTATAGGAGATGTTCCCACTTTTACTGTTGTAATTGTTGGAATAACATTTATTTTTATCACAAAAACTGTAATTGAAAATACAGATTATTTAGGAGGGACAATGGGTTTTTTTGCAATTCCTGCAGTTGATAACATTTTATTAATTATGACAGGTATAACCTTAGTTATTTCATATTTTCTTTATATGATTGATAATTCTCAATTAGGTAGAGCTGCTTCGGTTATTTTTGCTGATAAAAAAATGGCTTATAGTCTTGGTATTAAGCCTAAAAGAATTGGTCGATTGTTTCAAACAATAAGTGGTGGAATTGCTGGAAGTGCTGGTGTTTTATATGCTTATTTTACTGGAAGTCTTTTTCCTGACTTTTTTTCATTTCACCTGGTAGGAACTCTGATGACAATTGTTTTTATTGGTGGATATAGTACGATGTGGGGGATAATTTTTTCAGCCCTAATTTTAGGAGGAGTACCTATTCTTTTGCCAAGTGCAGTATCTTCCTGGAAAAATTTGATATATGGTGTATTATTGGTATCTGTGATTTTAATAAAACCTGATGGTTTAATAACTAAAAAATTTCTTTGGAAAATAAAAAATAAAATTAAGGGGATGTAA
- a CDS encoding ABC transporter substrate-binding protein, producing MRNLFKIFIFSLIVVVAFSGVSFAQNEVKVEKWTIPFLNSVTGPIASIGEYMSWSAKYAAREINANGGIRGKDVEIKIYDTGVEPDKGIKQMSKVVDDALVVMGPVPEAVIMAAVPLAARNGLFSMPVSTSYEYAQKYFPWTLSWYPPTDEKLPPITELWAEKNPEMKKVVQFVEKWAAWPGMADAHQIGLENKNVEVENIEVPQNMVTFDSLVVKALSKNPDGILLTTNSDKAAKIIKQLEDRGWKDKENILVFSSADDTPLYTIGGKALEGISIYNYINPNSNNPRWLKFKEEYKKDHDGKAPGSLATNYYDAVYMIKEAIENKKITGDPAKLEEERKMIRDYTRNVDNFEGIQLTWDMNEGVPGSKGAFLFKIIDGEKKLIGEVK from the coding sequence ATGAGAAATTTATTTAAAATTTTTATTTTTTCACTTATAGTAGTAGTTGCTTTTTCTGGAGTTTCTTTTGCTCAAAATGAAGTGAAAGTTGAGAAATGGACTATTCCTTTTTTAAATAGTGTAACAGGACCTATTGCCAGTATTGGGGAATATATGTCCTGGAGTGCTAAATATGCTGCCAGAGAGATAAATGCAAATGGTGGTATTAGAGGAAAGGATGTAGAAATAAAGATATATGATACAGGAGTTGAACCAGATAAAGGTATAAAACAAATGAGTAAAGTAGTTGATGATGCTCTGGTAGTAATGGGACCTGTACCAGAAGCAGTAATTATGGCAGCAGTTCCTCTAGCTGCAAGAAATGGCCTGTTTTCCATGCCTGTTTCAACGAGTTATGAATATGCCCAAAAATATTTTCCCTGGACATTGTCCTGGTATCCACCAACTGATGAAAAACTTCCACCTATAACTGAATTATGGGCAGAAAAAAATCCAGAAATGAAAAAAGTGGTTCAATTTGTAGAAAAATGGGCAGCCTGGCCTGGAATGGCAGATGCTCATCAAATTGGTCTTGAAAATAAAAATGTTGAAGTTGAAAACATAGAAGTACCACAAAATATGGTTACTTTTGATTCCTTAGTGGTAAAAGCTTTATCTAAAAATCCTGATGGTATACTTCTAACAACTAATTCAGATAAAGCAGCTAAAATAATAAAACAATTAGAAGATAGAGGTTGGAAAGATAAAGAAAACATTTTAGTATTTAGTAGTGCTGATGATACTCCCCTTTATACAATAGGTGGAAAAGCACTTGAAGGAATTTCAATATATAATTATATTAATCCAAATAGTAATAATCCTCGTTGGCTTAAATTTAAAGAAGAGTACAAAAAGGATCATGATGGTAAAGCGCCAGGATCTCTTGCTACAAATTATTATGATGCAGTATATATGATTAAAGAGGCTATTGAAAATAAAAAAATAACTGGTGATCCAGCTAAACTTGAGGAAGAAAGAAAAATGATTAGAGATTACACTCGCAATGTAGATAATTTTGAAGGAATCCAATTAACCTGGGATATGAATGAAGGAGTACCAGGGTCAAAAGGTGCCTTCTTATTTAAAATAATCGATGGAGAGAAAAAATTGATTGGTGAAGTAAAATAA
- a CDS encoding ATP-binding cassette domain-containing protein, with protein sequence MTKRKVLEVNNLNLVLDKTKILKDFSFDLNEGEVFAVIGPNGCGKSSLAYTLMGLNGYQENSGEIKLNGEKINGLATNKIAQKGMTLAWQEPARYEGVTVRKFLSLGLESQGKEVNEKELAEALEEVAIVPSKYLNRKIDDTLSGGERKRIELASILLMEPDVVILDEPDSGVDVVALNNISQVIEDFREKGTGVILITHNEEMLQMADRSVLVCNGEILKRGAPEDISRYFKFECVPCEDENYQEHLEVSSLG encoded by the coding sequence TTGACTAAAAGAAAAGTGCTGGAAGTTAATAATCTTAATTTAGTATTAGATAAAACAAAAATTTTAAAGGATTTTTCCTTTGATTTAAATGAAGGAGAAGTTTTTGCGGTGATTGGTCCTAATGGTTGTGGTAAATCCAGTTTAGCCTATACATTAATGGGGTTAAATGGTTATCAAGAAAATAGTGGAGAAATAAAATTAAATGGTGAAAAGATAAATGGATTAGCTACTAATAAAATCGCCCAAAAAGGTATGACACTTGCCTGGCAGGAGCCTGCCCGTTATGAAGGAGTTACTGTGCGGAAATTTCTATCTCTTGGGTTGGAAAGCCAGGGTAAAGAAGTAAACGAAAAAGAACTTGCTGAGGCTTTAGAAGAAGTTGCTATAGTTCCCAGTAAATATCTTAATAGAAAAATTGATGATACTTTAAGTGGTGGTGAAAGAAAGAGAATAGAACTTGCTTCTATTTTGCTTATGGAACCGGATGTGGTTATCCTTGATGAACCTGATTCTGGAGTTGATGTAGTTGCTTTAAATAATATAAGTCAGGTAATAGAAGATTTTCGCGAAAAGGGAACAGGAGTTATTTTAATAACTCATAATGAAGAAATGCTCCAGATGGCTGATAGATCTGTATTAGTATGCAATGGAGAAATATTAAAAAGAGGTGCACCAGAAGATATAAGTCGTTATTTTAAATTTGAATGTGTTCCCTGTGAAGATGAAAATTATCAGGAACATCTGGAGGTGAGTTCTCTTGGATGA
- a CDS encoding SufD family Fe-S cluster assembly protein, producing the protein MDDYEMMVDAYKDAGGDDVFSDSDVAHIVLERDKVLGTNSVEGLEVDVKKQKAGMVAVKVTILENYKISNPVHMCFGVLPEKGKQVIDMEVEVEKNASVEIMADCVFPNATEVVHEMEADIIVHEGGSYLYEENHFHGDDGGVKVLAKSNIELKKESEFKTIFNLRKGRIGEIEFDYESVVEDNAVLEMIARMQGYADDKIKIREAGDLVGKGSRGYLETKIALQDQAEAEVLNELTALADGAKGHVDCTEIIKDEAIARAVPIVDVRDPGAKVTHEAAIGSVDSTQLQTLMARGLDEEDATDVIVQGMLNS; encoded by the coding sequence TTGGATGATTATGAGATGATGGTCGATGCTTATAAGGATGCCGGGGGAGATGATGTTTTTTCTGATAGTGATGTAGCTCATATAGTTCTGGAACGAGATAAAGTTTTAGGAACAAATAGTGTTGAAGGACTTGAAGTCGATGTTAAAAAACAAAAAGCGGGTATGGTAGCTGTTAAAGTTACAATACTTGAAAATTATAAAATATCCAATCCTGTTCATATGTGTTTTGGAGTTTTACCCGAAAAAGGGAAACAGGTAATAGATATGGAAGTAGAAGTTGAAAAAAATGCTTCTGTAGAAATTATGGCTGATTGTGTTTTCCCAAATGCAACAGAAGTTGTACATGAGATGGAAGCAGATATTATTGTTCATGAAGGTGGTAGTTATCTTTATGAAGAAAACCATTTTCACGGTGATGATGGTGGAGTTAAAGTACTAGCTAAATCAAATATTGAATTAAAAAAGGAAAGTGAATTTAAGACAATTTTTAATCTTCGTAAAGGAAGAATTGGTGAAATAGAATTTGATTATGAATCTGTTGTTGAAGATAATGCAGTTTTAGAAATGATAGCCAGAATGCAGGGTTATGCAGATGATAAAATAAAAATACGCGAAGCTGGTGACCTTGTTGGCAAAGGTTCTCGAGGTTATCTTGAAACAAAAATAGCTCTTCAGGATCAGGCAGAAGCAGAAGTTTTAAATGAATTAACTGCTTTAGCTGATGGTGCCAAAGGACATGTTGACTGTACTGAAATAATTAAAGATGAAGCTATTGCCAGGGCAGTTCCTATTGTTGATGTTCGTGATCCAGGTGCCAAAGTTACTCATGAAGCTGCTATTGGTAGTGTGGACAGTACCCAGCTTCAGACATTAATGGCCCGAGGTCTTGATGAAGAAGATGCAACAGATGTTATTGTACAGGGGATGTTAAATAGTTAA
- the lpdA gene encoding dihydrolipoyl dehydrogenase, giving the protein MGDSKKNLNKEITIIGGGVGGYVAAIKAAQMGAEVALIEKENIGGVCLNRGCIPTKAMVRSAEVYDNINDAKQFGLDIDKEAVSVNMKKVVKRKDRVVRRLVKGVEHLLKSHDVEIIEGEAEFVDENKVFVNSEDNDLEIKSEKIIIATGSKVSKIPIDGIDLSGVIDSNQALELDELPEKMVIVGGGYIGMEFAFIYANFGVEVTVVEFLDEILGNCGPDMCKEIHRSARRKGINILTGSKVEKIREENNELVVEYTKDKEKNEVKGNKVLMAVGREPYFEGLGIDKIGIKLDKNERGIKVNKKMETNIPGIYAIGDVTDEIQLAHVASHQGMIAVKNILGKEVEMDYDVVPSAIFTSPEIANVGLNPEQAEEKGIDYEIGYFPFRANGKALAQGERQGFIKLIQETNSGKIIGAKIIGTHASDLISEVTLAIKNELTAEDIAETIHTHPTTAEVIHEAALDLVEESIHFA; this is encoded by the coding sequence TTGGGAGATTCCAAAAAAAATTTGAATAAAGAAATTACTATTATCGGTGGTGGCGTAGGAGGTTATGTGGCAGCTATTAAAGCAGCTCAGATGGGTGCTGAAGTCGCTTTAATTGAAAAAGAAAATATTGGTGGAGTTTGTTTAAATAGAGGTTGTATACCTACTAAAGCTATGGTACGTTCTGCTGAAGTTTATGATAATATAAATGATGCAAAACAATTTGGCCTGGATATTGATAAAGAGGCCGTATCTGTGAATATGAAAAAAGTAGTTAAGAGAAAAGATAGAGTTGTAAGAAGATTGGTGAAAGGTGTTGAACATCTTTTAAAATCTCATGATGTAGAAATAATTGAGGGAGAAGCAGAATTTGTTGATGAAAATAAAGTTTTTGTAAATTCTGAAGATAATGACTTGGAAATAAAATCAGAAAAGATTATAATTGCTACCGGCTCAAAAGTAAGTAAAATTCCTATTGACGGAATTGATCTGTCAGGAGTAATAGATAGTAATCAGGCTCTAGAATTAGATGAACTTCCTGAAAAAATGGTAATTGTCGGTGGAGGATATATAGGTATGGAATTTGCCTTTATTTATGCCAATTTTGGGGTAGAAGTTACAGTTGTAGAATTTTTAGATGAAATTCTTGGAAATTGTGGTCCTGATATGTGTAAAGAAATTCACCGTTCAGCTCGTAGAAAAGGGATCAATATTCTCACTGGAAGTAAAGTTGAAAAAATAAGAGAAGAAAATAATGAATTGGTAGTAGAATATACAAAAGATAAAGAAAAAAATGAAGTAAAAGGAAATAAAGTTCTTATGGCTGTAGGTAGAGAGCCATATTTTGAAGGTCTGGGAATTGATAAAATAGGTATTAAACTTGATAAAAATGAAAGAGGAATTAAGGTAAATAAAAAAATGGAAACTAATATTCCTGGCATCTATGCTATTGGTGATGTAACTGATGAAATTCAGTTGGCTCATGTTGCTTCTCATCAAGGTATGATAGCAGTTAAAAATATTTTAGGTAAAGAAGTTGAAATGGATTATGATGTTGTCCCCAGTGCTATTTTTACCAGTCCTGAAATAGCAAATGTTGGTTTAAATCCTGAACAAGCAGAAGAAAAAGGAATTGATTATGAAATTGGATATTTCCCATTTAGAGCAAATGGTAAAGCTTTAGCTCAAGGGGAGAGACAGGGCTTTATTAAATTAATACAGGAAACGAATAGTGGAAAAATAATAGGTGCTAAAATAATTGGTACTCATGCTTCAGACCTTATAAGTGAAGTAACTTTAGCTATTAAGAATGAACTAACTGCAGAAGATATTGCCGAAACTATTCATACTCATCCTACAACTGCAGAAGTTATTCATGAGGCTGCACTTGATTTGGTTGAAGAATCAATTCACTTTGCATAA
- a CDS encoding lipoate--protein ligase — MKETKKLLMAHSEQYNPWYNLALEEYLLDNIKSGEVMLYLWQNDKTVVIGRNQNAWKECQCKKLENEDDGHLARRLSGGGAVYHDLGNLNFTFIMDRDLYDLDKQLEVILKAVNKLGINAEFSGRNDLIVNGKKFSGNAFYFGTNSAYHHGTLMFETDFEKLVDYLQVSEEKIKSKGVESVRSRVANLKEINPDISLNALKKALKESFGEVYGSNENDISEDEYYDPSQMNEIEDLYEKYSSWKWRYGQTPDFDIDFEKRFNWGEIEIGLKLKNGVIKEADIYSDAMDVQLIEMIKNGLEGTSFKRTDILNSIDDLKEKESNFSYTEAADYSQKGVVEDLKDWLKEKEI, encoded by the coding sequence GTGAAAGAAACAAAAAAATTACTAATGGCTCATTCAGAACAATATAACCCCTGGTATAATTTAGCATTGGAAGAATATTTGTTAGACAATATTAAATCTGGAGAAGTTATGCTTTATCTCTGGCAAAATGATAAAACTGTAGTTATTGGTAGAAATCAAAATGCCTGGAAAGAATGTCAGTGTAAAAAGCTGGAAAATGAAGATGATGGCCATTTAGCTCGTCGTCTTTCTGGAGGTGGAGCAGTATATCATGATCTAGGTAATTTGAATTTTACTTTTATTATGGATAGGGATTTATATGATCTGGATAAACAGCTTGAAGTTATTTTAAAAGCAGTAAATAAACTGGGGATTAATGCAGAATTTTCAGGTAGAAATGATTTAATTGTAAATGGAAAAAAGTTTTCAGGTAATGCTTTTTATTTTGGTACAAATTCAGCTTATCATCATGGTACCCTTATGTTTGAAACTGATTTTGAAAAATTAGTAGATTATTTACAGGTTTCTGAGGAAAAAATCAAATCAAAAGGTGTTGAATCTGTGCGTTCTCGAGTTGCTAATTTAAAAGAAATAAATCCTGATATAAGCCTTAATGCTCTTAAAAAAGCATTAAAAGAAAGTTTTGGAGAAGTATATGGTAGTAATGAAAATGATATAAGTGAAGATGAATATTATGATCCATCTCAAATGAATGAAATAGAGGATTTATACGAAAAATATTCTTCCTGGAAATGGCGTTATGGACAAACTCCAGATTTTGATATAGATTTTGAGAAAAGATTTAACTGGGGAGAAATAGAAATTGGATTAAAATTAAAAAATGGGGTAATTAAAGAAGCAGATATATATTCTGATGCAATGGATGTTCAATTAATAGAAATGATTAAGAATGGACTTGAAGGTACTTCTTTTAAAAGAACAGATATTTTAAATAGTATTGATGATCTTAAAGAAAAAGAAAGTAATTTCAGTTATACAGAAGCAGCAGATTATAGTCAAAAAGGAGTTGTGGAGGACCTTAAAGATTGGTTAAAAGAAAAAGAAATATAA